One window of the Cryptomeria japonica chromosome 7, Sugi_1.0, whole genome shotgun sequence genome contains the following:
- the LOC131056242 gene encoding short-chain dehydrogenase reductase 2a-like — MAAAAVLKRLQGKVAVITGGSGGLGEATVRLFANHGAKVIIADIADEAGTKVVETLSPWATYIHCDVTKEQDVSAAVDLAMEKHGKLDIMFNNAGTTNIQKGTVAEYDMDQFERVMNINVKGVIHGMKHAARVMIPNKKGRIISIASIAGVMGGVATYSYTASKHAVIGLTKNGAVELGKYGIRVNCISPAAVVTDMVMRYHGETPSAEAKAKLEASLNRRATLKEATLETVDVAKAALYLASEGSKYVSGNNIVVDGGITIVNNDWALYR, encoded by the exons ATGGCTGCAGCTGCTGTACTGAAAAG ACTGCAAGGCAAGGTTGCAGTAATCACAGGAGGATCAGGAGGACTTGGTGAAGCCACCGTAAGGCTGTTTGCCAATCATGGAGCCAAAGTCATAATTGCTGACATTGCAGATGAAGCCGGTACAAAAGTGGTTGAAACCCTTTCTCCCTGGGCGACATATATCCACTGTGACGTGACCAAAGAGCAAGATGTAAGCGCAGCTGTAGATTTAGCCATGGAAAAGCACGGAAAACTCGACATAATGTTTAATAACGCAGGGACCACCAACATCCAGAAGGGGACCGTGGCAGAGTATGATATGGATCAATTCGAGCGAGTGATGAATATAAATGTAAAAGGAGTAATACACGGCATGAAGCACGCAGCCCGTGTTATGATCCCCAACAAAAAGGGTCGCATTATTTCTATAGCTAGTATAGCAGGTGTAATGGGAGGAGTGGCTACATACTCCTACACAGCCTCCAAACATGCAGTCATTGGGCTGACTAAAAATGGTGCAGTCGAACTGGGGAAATATGGTATCAGAGTGAATTGTATTTCTCCTGCTGCTGTTGTCACAGATATGGTGATGAGGTACCATGGAGAGACTCCTTCAGCAGAGGCAAAGGCCAAGCTGGAGGCCTCGTTAAACAGACGGGCCACATTAAAGGAGGCAACCCTTGAAACAGTGGATGTTGCAAAGGCTGCTCTATATCTGGCCAGCGAGGGATCCAAATACGTAAGCGGTAATAATATTGTGGTAGATGGAGGAATAACAATTGTAAACAACGACTGGGCACTGTACCGGTGA